GTCGACCTCGGCCTCGCGGCCTGGCAGGTGCTCCTGCGGAATGTACGTGTTCGCGGGTTCCCGGCCCGCTTCGATCCGGATCTCGCGGCGTCTCGTGGCGACATACTCGCGCACCATCCAGTAGGACACGTCGGTGGTGTGGTGCTCATCCTGGAGCCGGTCGAAGATCCGCTTCGCGGTGTGCCGCTGCTTGCGAGGCGCGTCCAGGTCCGCCCGCAGCCAGTCATCGATGACGCCTCGGTACTGGTCCAGACGTGACCCGCGCTTCGGAGGTGGCTTCCGCTCCTTCGGCCAGGCCGACTCCAGTGCGGCGACCACGGTCCGGTAGCCGACGCCGTGCTGGCGTTGCAGCGCACGATTCGAAACCCCCGCGCGGGCGTCGCGCCGAATCGCCGCATACAACTCGACTCGATTCACTGCCGGCATCCGCGATGGCGGCTTCAGTGGGTGCTGGCCGAAATTGTCGCGAGAAGCCGCTGCATCGTCGCTACGGTCCGCGTCGTGACCGGCACGGACAGCAGTTGCTCGAGGCACCCGGTGACGTTGCCTGCGGTCTGGCGCGGCTTCCAGCAGACGCTGTGGGCGCAGTCGGGCCCCATGGCGCGGATCTCTACGAGGCCATCTGGGCTTCGGAACGGTAAGCGGACAGTCGGGAACTGGCGCACGTCAAAGAACGAGATCATCGAGCGATAGACACCTTCCCCGGGATCTACCGGAGGCACATCCTCTACCGCGCGCCGAATTTGCTCCAGCGCCCGGATGACAACAGTTGGCTGATACCCGGTGGCCCGCAATCTGATGATCGCCGCGGCCGAGGCATTCTCCGGATCCATGGCCTCGAAAACGACCGTGCCGTTGCTTTGGAAGCTGCGGGCGACCGCCGGGCCGCCGAACGCCTCGACGAGTTCATCACCAGTGGGACTGCCTGGGTGGCCGAGGTTGACGTTGCGGAACAAGGCGACGGTGATCATGATGTGGCCAGCTCCATGGTGACGCACGCTGTCTCCGCCGGGTGGGTGATCATCGGCCAGTGGCCGGCGTCGAGCGTGCGGTAGCTCCATCCGAGCTTCTCCGCTGACACCTCGGCGACTGGAGGACTGGTCCGGAGGCAGCGAACGTACGCTACGGGCACGCCGGCTGCGCTCAGTGGCTCGTTGATCGCAGGTTGCGTGTAGGTGCCGATCGGCTGCGCGGTCAGATGCTGCTGCATCCACGCGAAGTCGGCGTCACCGATCCCGTTGTCCGGGTAGAGCTGGTCGAGCTGATCCCGGGAGAACCACGGGATCGCCCCGTCGTTGGCCAGGCTCGTCATGAACCCGGCGACCTCGGCCCCCATCACGTCGAACCACGACCTGCCCGGCTGCGGCAGAACGGCATCGATGAAGATGAGTCGGCGGATGCTCTGTGGTCGTCTTTCGAGCACTCCTGCCGCGACGTAGCCGGCGAATGAGTGAGCGACGAGAGTGGCATCCGCTTGGTCGCTGAGGGCTTCGTCGATGTCCTCGATCCAGTTATCCAGACTGACGGCGTTCGCGGGCGTCGCGTCATCGCCCGTCGTGCGTAGTTGCGGCGTGATGGTGTGGAATCCGTGGTCGTGCAGGATCGGTCTGACGCGTTCCCAGGCCCAAGGACCAAGGCCGCTACCTCCGATGAGGACGATGGGGCTGCTTGCGGTCATGTGTCTGCTCCTATGCGGTTCATGAAGTCGGTCAGGTCGTCGACGAGCTCGGCGGGCGAATCGAGTGAGGCGACGTGGCCACCGCTGTCGTGTGAGTACCAGGCCACGAGGTTGTTCGCTCGGGACGACACCGAGCGGGCGGCGAAGTCTCCATGACCGAAAACGCTCACTGCGGTCGGCACGCCCCCGGCCGCGGCATCCACGTCCGGAGCGTCCATCGAATAGATCCGCATGCTGGTGCCGGCACTCGCTGTCAGCCAGTAGAGAGTCGCGTTGGCCACGATGAAGTCGGTTCCTAGGCCGAAGTCGTCCCCCAGTGGGGCCTGCCAAAGCTGGTACTTGTCAAGCTGCCAGGCGAGCAGCCCTACGGGAGAGTCCGACAACGCGAATGCCAGCGAGTCCGGTCGGCGACTCTGCAGCTGAAGGTATCCGCCGCCGTCGACGGCGAACCTCTGCAGCCTGCTCCAAGCAGGCTCGTCGTCCGCGCTCTCGGCCATGAAGCCTCGTAGCCCTGCGCTCACGTGGACACCGATAACCCGCTCGGGTTCGACTGCGGCGATGGCTCGAGCGACGACGGACCCCCAGTCCTGTCCATGGACGAGGAACCGGTGGTGGCCCATCGCCCGCATGGCATCAGCCAGTGCGCGCGCTGAGTCGGTGATCGACCAGGAACCTGCTGGCAAAGTCGAGGTGCCGAACCCGGGAAGGGAAGCAAGCACGATCTCGGAGGCGAGAGTCCGGAGA
This genomic stretch from Calidifontibacter indicus harbors:
- a CDS encoding alpha/beta fold hydrolase, coding for MCLGFGNVTACYQLLVGALGADAGFESLRSRLSQTRWPVLPSLGEGARGLAPSIVEHYATEWDHWLQQKSHDGLGEHVDFRIAGTRVHAVRVRGSGCVPMLLLHGWPTSFLAFHRVIEPLRTLASEIVLASLPGFGTSTLPAGSWSITDSARALADAMRAMGHHRFLVHGQDWGSVVARAIAAVEPERVIGVHVSAGLRGFMAESADDEPAWSRLQRFAVDGGGYLQLQSRRPDSLAFALSDSPVGLLAWQLDKYQLWQAPLGDDFGLGTDFIVANATLYWLTASAGTSMRIYSMDAPDVDAAAGGVPTAVSVFGHGDFAARSVSSRANNLVAWYSHDSGGHVASLDSPAELVDDLTDFMNRIGADT
- a CDS encoding DUF1697 domain-containing protein, which encodes MITVALFRNVNLGHPGSPTGDELVEAFGGPAVARSFQSNGTVVFEAMDPENASAAAIIRLRATGYQPTVVIRALEQIRRAVEDVPPVDPGEGVYRSMISFFDVRQFPTVRLPFRSPDGLVEIRAMGPDCAHSVCWKPRQTAGNVTGCLEQLLSVPVTTRTVATMQRLLATISASTH
- a CDS encoding alpha/beta fold hydrolase — translated: MTASSPIVLIGGSGLGPWAWERVRPILHDHGFHTITPQLRTTGDDATPANAVSLDNWIEDIDEALSDQADATLVAHSFAGYVAAGVLERRPQSIRRLIFIDAVLPQPGRSWFDVMGAEVAGFMTSLANDGAIPWFSRDQLDQLYPDNGIGDADFAWMQQHLTAQPIGTYTQPAINEPLSAAGVPVAYVRCLRTSPPVAEVSAEKLGWSYRTLDAGHWPMITHPAETACVTMELATS